One Cucumis sativus cultivar 9930 chromosome 1, Cucumber_9930_V3, whole genome shotgun sequence DNA segment encodes these proteins:
- the LOC105434469 gene encoding uncharacterized protein LOC105434469, producing the protein MRSSTTAKGEASSSKKSSKGQNETTKKTRIIRIIGRSLLSVIFLVGLAMVICWLVVFPKNPRIFVETGRVIAHNSTHNMLNATIVFTVKCYNPNKRASVHLHSMRMIVTSMGQAFSSVIPTFMQTPGNQTVLSPAVEVNFDYPFGHQEEINPELHFSAEISYSVEHWTSRPRLLLIYCNNLLLRINDTRTFENTKCNVDL; encoded by the exons ATGAGGAGCAGTACTACAGCAAAGGGAGAAGCATCATCGTCAAAAAAAAGCTCCAAAGGGCAAAATGAGACAACAAAAAAGACGAGAATTATAAGAATCATAGGAAGAAGTTTGTTGAGTGTAATATTTCTTGTTGGTCTTGCAATGGTCATATGTTGGCTTGTTGTGTTCCCCAAAAATCCTCGTATCTTTGTGGAAACTGGCAGAGTCATAGCCCACAATTCAACTCATAATATGCTCAATGCCACCATAGTTTTCACCGTTAAATGCTACAACCCCAACAAAAGAGCCTCGGTTCATTTGCACTCTATGAGGATGATAGTTACTAGCATGGGCCAAGCATTTTCGTCCGTTATCCCGACATTCATGCAGACTCCTGGAAACCAAACCGTCTTGTCGCCTGCTGTTGAGGTCAACTTCGACTATCCATTCGGGCACCAAGAAGAGATAAATCCAGAGCTTCACTTCTCTGCTGAAATCAG CTATAGTGTCGAGCACTGGACATCGAGACCTCGGTTGCTCCTAATCTATTGTAATAATCTCCTGCTAAGAATCAATGATACTAGAACTTTTGAGAATACCAAATGCAATGTGGATCTTTGA